A single genomic interval of Aureliella helgolandensis harbors:
- the ltrA gene encoding group II intron reverse transcriptase/maturase, whose protein sequence is MLNKPNKRERQMAFWESDDRIVPLTREIRSRETKLGNASGGKAVKLTRGPDRAVSVHRDGEPLLTRLDCITSQAVRDPATVFNNLFSLLSYELLYEAYCQLKRGKAPGGDGRTLEDYGQNVIANLRSLVIHLHRGSYRPQPSLRRDIPKGNGQTRPLGIACVEEKVVQRAIVKVLERIYEVDFVDNSYGFRPGRSCHRALSQLGSIIATRKVNFILDADIRAFFDTVSHEQLLELLGRRISDPRMLRLIERLLTAGVLIEGQRHDTDEGVPPGSCLSPLLANVYPHYVLHQRFSDEVKPRLQGEAYLIRYADDTVFAFERVDDAKRFQEVLVKRLAKYSLEVAQEKTKLIRFGRFAHRDCQQLGEGAPSTFDFLGLTHYCGRSRAGKFKLKRKTATKKFRQKVASLKEWFRENLTTPIASVWPTLNAKLSGHYQYYNVNDNWRWLLKYREVARRLGFRWMRRRSHKGSVLSWPKYRLFLDRNPLALPGRITDLIAMSRSV, encoded by the coding sequence ATGCTTAACAAGCCTAACAAGCGAGAGCGGCAAATGGCGTTCTGGGAGTCGGATGACCGAATAGTACCACTGACGCGTGAAATCCGATCACGTGAAACAAAGCTGGGTAATGCCAGTGGAGGGAAGGCGGTCAAGCTAACACGCGGTCCAGACCGGGCAGTGTCCGTGCACAGAGACGGGGAACCACTGCTAACCCGGCTGGACTGCATCACTAGTCAGGCAGTCCGCGACCCAGCGACAGTGTTCAACAACTTATTCAGTCTGTTGAGCTACGAGTTGCTGTACGAAGCGTATTGTCAACTGAAACGAGGCAAAGCACCGGGTGGCGATGGCCGCACCTTGGAGGATTATGGGCAGAACGTGATCGCCAACCTGCGTTCACTAGTAATCCACCTCCATCGCGGCAGCTATCGTCCTCAACCGAGTCTGCGTCGGGACATACCGAAAGGCAATGGCCAGACGCGTCCACTGGGTATCGCTTGCGTGGAAGAAAAGGTCGTACAGCGTGCGATCGTTAAGGTGCTGGAAAGAATCTATGAAGTCGACTTCGTCGACAACTCGTATGGCTTCCGACCAGGCCGCAGCTGCCACCGAGCTTTGAGTCAACTCGGCTCGATCATCGCCACGCGAAAAGTGAACTTCATTCTGGATGCAGATATTCGCGCGTTTTTCGATACAGTATCGCACGAACAGTTATTAGAACTGCTGGGGCGACGCATCTCGGACCCGCGCATGCTGCGACTGATCGAAAGGCTACTGACTGCGGGCGTGTTGATCGAAGGCCAACGTCACGACACGGACGAAGGCGTTCCGCCAGGCTCGTGTTTGTCCCCGCTGTTAGCCAATGTCTATCCGCACTACGTCCTGCACCAACGGTTCTCGGACGAAGTGAAGCCTAGGCTCCAGGGCGAGGCTTACTTGATTCGATATGCGGACGATACCGTGTTCGCGTTTGAACGCGTCGACGATGCGAAACGCTTTCAAGAAGTGTTGGTCAAGCGTTTGGCCAAGTACTCGTTAGAAGTTGCACAGGAGAAGACGAAACTGATTCGTTTCGGCCGCTTTGCTCACCGCGACTGCCAGCAGTTGGGGGAAGGGGCTCCGAGCACTTTCGACTTCCTGGGCTTGACACACTACTGCGGCAGAAGTCGCGCAGGCAAGTTCAAGCTGAAAAGGAAAACTGCTACGAAGAAGTTCCGACAGAAGGTCGCTTCGCTGAAAGAATGGTTCCGTGAGAACCTGACGACTCCGATCGCCTCAGTCTGGCCGACGCTCAATGCGAAACTCAGTGGTCACTATCAATACTATAATGTCAATGATAATTGGCGTTGGTTGCTGAAGTACCGTGAAGTCGCACGTCGTCTTGGCTTTCGCTGGATGCGTCGCCGGAGCCATAAGGGCTCTGTGCTCAGTTGGCCGAAGTACCGCCTGTTCTTGGATCGCAACCCGTTGGCACTTCCTGGCCGGATCACGGACTTGATTGCCATGAGCCGCAGTGTGTGA
- a CDS encoding TIGR03067 domain-containing protein, whose product MPSLMIAIVLLQSKMSHELDLDSFGIQNHTEKDLRLHILGIVCVFFLCVAFNARADTLQESNRHDSQLDGVWVLESIEKGGITVEGDGMPERMRGTTRTIDGAEMILSRGGGTRQLKLTISVDTSPKRKRMDISAVRDGQTRVLKCIYEIKDGTLRIAENATERPVSFHTAKSTRTMVTTYVRKSEGGSPAVKDSEPSDEHGVADPAQDAK is encoded by the coding sequence ATGCCGTCGCTTATGATCGCAATCGTTCTGCTGCAGTCGAAAATGTCGCACGAACTCGACCTCGATTCTTTCGGAATTCAAAACCATACGGAGAAGGACTTGAGACTGCATATTCTCGGAATCGTTTGCGTATTTTTCTTGTGCGTCGCTTTCAATGCTCGCGCGGACACGCTGCAAGAATCGAATCGTCACGATTCGCAACTCGACGGTGTCTGGGTTCTAGAGTCGATTGAGAAAGGCGGAATTACTGTAGAAGGTGATGGCATGCCTGAGCGAATGCGGGGTACGACACGAACGATAGATGGAGCTGAAATGATTCTCTCGCGTGGCGGCGGAACGCGTCAATTGAAGCTTACAATTTCAGTGGATACCAGCCCAAAACGCAAGCGGATGGATATTTCGGCCGTGCGCGATGGGCAAACTCGAGTACTAAAATGCATCTACGAAATCAAGGATGGTACATTACGGATCGCGGAGAACGCCACGGAAAGACCAGTCTCCTTTCATACTGCAAAGTCGACTCGTACGATGGTCACGACGTATGTGAGGAAGAGCGAAGGAGGCAGTCCTGCGGTAAAAGACTCAGAACCGAGCGATGAACACGGAGTCGCCGATCCAGCCCAAGATGCTAAATAG
- a CDS encoding Gfo/Idh/MocA family oxidoreductase: MLKAAIVGVGFMGWIHYLAYQQSQGVKLAAFCSRDPKKRSGDWTGIQGNFGPPGGPIEMQGLTAYETLDEVLADPSIDLVDICLPPHLHAEAACKALAAGKHVLCEKPLALSSTACDEIIAAAQAANRQAMVAHVLPYMGEFQYAYQAAQSGSLGSVQRGYFKRIISPPDWIPDFYNASTVGGPLIDLHVHDAHFIRLLFGMPRRVMCSAELKDGTVKFCQSLMEFEEPGVLVGTSSGVSEQNGRPFCHGMEIQFEKGLLQYELAALTDGVEVMPLMVHKQDATTERPTLPEASEVAGFTAELEDAAASIVSGSVNPRLDVSHARDAIHLCQCLQASAVSGEWVSCR, encoded by the coding sequence ATGTTGAAAGCTGCAATAGTTGGCGTGGGATTTATGGGTTGGATTCACTATTTGGCCTACCAACAAAGCCAGGGAGTGAAGCTAGCGGCGTTTTGTTCTAGAGATCCCAAGAAACGGTCCGGAGATTGGACCGGTATCCAAGGAAACTTTGGTCCCCCTGGCGGCCCCATTGAAATGCAGGGGTTGACTGCCTATGAAACGCTGGATGAAGTCTTGGCCGATCCGTCCATCGACTTGGTAGACATCTGCCTGCCACCCCACTTGCATGCCGAAGCGGCTTGCAAAGCGCTCGCGGCAGGAAAACACGTCTTGTGCGAAAAGCCACTCGCACTCTCCAGCACCGCTTGCGATGAGATCATCGCTGCCGCCCAGGCTGCCAATCGACAAGCGATGGTGGCGCATGTCCTGCCCTACATGGGCGAATTTCAATATGCGTATCAAGCGGCTCAATCGGGCAGCTTGGGGAGCGTTCAAAGGGGGTACTTCAAACGGATCATTTCCCCTCCCGATTGGATACCCGATTTTTACAATGCATCGACCGTAGGCGGCCCGCTCATCGATCTCCATGTCCACGACGCGCATTTCATTCGCTTGCTGTTTGGAATGCCGCGGCGCGTCATGTGTTCCGCGGAACTGAAGGATGGCACCGTTAAATTCTGCCAGTCATTGATGGAGTTCGAAGAACCTGGCGTCCTCGTGGGAACATCGAGTGGCGTGAGTGAGCAGAATGGACGCCCGTTCTGCCATGGCATGGAAATTCAGTTTGAAAAAGGACTGCTGCAATACGAACTCGCTGCGCTGACCGATGGCGTCGAGGTAATGCCGTTGATGGTTCACAAGCAGGATGCAACCACCGAGCGTCCCACGCTGCCTGAAGCGAGCGAAGTCGCTGGCTTCACCGCAGAACTTGAAGACGCGGCAGCCTCGATTGTTTCAGGCTCGGTGAACCCTCGACTCGATGTCTCTCACGCTCGAGATGCAATCCATCTCTGCCAGTGCCTTCAAGCTTCGGCAGTGTCTGGAGAGTGGGTTTCCTGTCGCTGA
- a CDS encoding 3-keto-disaccharide hydrolase — protein MRHAFLFLSALCVTLAPMTVVADEYLTGIQWAEPSIVQPGATNADPPSDAVSLFNGEDLKNWKNGENWTVKDGIVYAGKGPITSTEEFGDCQVHLEWSSPVEVKGSGQGRGNSGMFLMGIYEMQILDSFENPTYFDGQAASIYKQTPPMANVMRKPGEWNVYDVIWTAPRFNEDGSLKSPAFITALHNGVVVLNHFELLGDTPFNRPPQYTKHAEVGPISLQDHGNPVRFRNLWVRPISAPQGERVREPYLRNGDLETPIK, from the coding sequence ATGCGACACGCCTTCCTATTTTTAAGTGCACTGTGTGTGACCCTTGCTCCGATGACCGTCGTGGCGGACGAGTACCTGACCGGCATCCAATGGGCGGAGCCTTCGATTGTTCAGCCGGGTGCCACCAACGCCGATCCGCCCTCGGATGCGGTGAGCCTGTTCAACGGCGAGGATCTCAAAAATTGGAAGAATGGCGAAAACTGGACGGTCAAAGATGGCATCGTTTATGCCGGAAAGGGCCCCATTACTTCCACTGAGGAATTCGGGGATTGCCAAGTCCATCTCGAGTGGTCTTCGCCTGTAGAAGTCAAGGGCTCGGGGCAGGGACGCGGCAACAGCGGGATGTTCTTGATGGGGATCTACGAAATGCAGATCCTCGATTCTTTCGAAAATCCCACCTACTTTGACGGTCAAGCGGCTTCGATTTACAAGCAGACTCCGCCCATGGCTAACGTGATGCGGAAGCCGGGAGAATGGAATGTCTACGACGTCATCTGGACCGCTCCCCGTTTCAACGAAGATGGCAGCCTGAAGTCGCCTGCGTTCATCACAGCACTGCACAACGGTGTGGTGGTATTGAACCACTTTGAACTCTTGGGCGATACGCCGTTCAACCGTCCACCTCAATACACGAAGCACGCTGAGGTCGGTCCGATCAGCTTGCAGGACCACGGAAATCCAGTACGCTTCCGCAATTTGTGGGTCCGTCCCATCTCCGCTCCTCAAGGAGAACGAGTGCGTGAACCCTATCTCCGTAACGGCGATCTAGAAACCCCGATCAAATAA
- the leuB gene encoding 3-isopropylmalate dehydrogenase — MDMQFVLLPGDGIGPEIVSQARRVLEFIGQKFGHSFQFQECLIGGIAIDQTGDPLPAETIAACRGSQAILLGAVGGPKWDDPSAKTRPEAGLLRIRKELGLFANLRPIAPFKELLDASPLRREIVEGTDILFFRELTGGIYFGPSGSEDLPDGGVRSFSTMVYETSEIERIFRLAADAARLRRKKLTMVDKANVLEASRLWRKVCAKIAQEEYSDLEYDVVLVDAMAMHLISRPATFDVVVTSNMFGDILTDEASMLPGSLGMLPSASLGADGPGLYEPIHGSAPDLAGKGVANPLATILASAMMLRHSCAMPAEADAIEAAVQAVLGAGHRTADIARQGQTAIGTSEMTDRVLEQLKA; from the coding sequence TTGGATATGCAGTTTGTACTTCTACCCGGCGATGGAATTGGCCCAGAGATCGTTTCCCAAGCTCGACGCGTGCTCGAGTTTATTGGCCAAAAGTTCGGCCATTCCTTCCAGTTTCAAGAGTGCCTAATCGGTGGTATTGCCATTGACCAGACGGGCGATCCGTTGCCTGCGGAGACGATTGCAGCCTGCCGCGGCAGTCAAGCGATTTTGTTGGGAGCGGTAGGGGGCCCTAAATGGGATGATCCTTCCGCCAAGACGCGTCCAGAAGCCGGATTGTTGCGAATTCGCAAGGAACTAGGGCTGTTCGCGAACCTCCGCCCCATCGCTCCCTTCAAGGAGTTGTTGGATGCCTCGCCGCTGCGACGGGAGATTGTGGAAGGGACTGATATCCTGTTCTTCCGGGAATTGACTGGCGGGATTTATTTTGGACCATCCGGCTCCGAGGACCTGCCCGATGGCGGCGTGCGGTCCTTCAGTACCATGGTCTATGAAACCTCGGAAATCGAGCGCATCTTCCGCCTGGCAGCCGATGCCGCGCGGCTACGACGCAAGAAGCTCACGATGGTGGACAAGGCAAATGTGCTGGAAGCCAGCCGGCTTTGGCGCAAGGTCTGTGCCAAGATCGCCCAAGAAGAATACTCCGATTTGGAGTACGACGTGGTCTTGGTCGACGCCATGGCGATGCACTTAATTAGCCGCCCGGCGACGTTCGATGTGGTGGTTACCAGCAACATGTTTGGCGACATTCTGACTGACGAAGCTTCGATGTTGCCCGGCTCTCTCGGAATGTTGCCGAGTGCCTCGCTAGGGGCGGACGGACCAGGCCTCTATGAGCCGATCCACGGTAGTGCCCCTGACTTGGCTGGCAAAGGGGTAGCCAACCCGCTCGCGACGATCCTGGCTTCCGCCATGATGCTGCGACATTCGTGTGCCATGCCTGCGGAGGCGGACGCTATTGAAGCAGCAGTGCAAGCGGTACTGGGCGCCGGACATCGCACGGCAGATATTGCTCGCCAAGGTCAAACCGCCATTGGCACGAGCGAAATGACCGATCGTGTTCTGGAACAGCTCAAAGCCTAG